The following are from one region of the Mustela lutreola isolate mMusLut2 chromosome 7, mMusLut2.pri, whole genome shotgun sequence genome:
- the CRIP2 gene encoding cysteine-rich protein 2 — translation MASKCPKCDKTVYFAEKVSSLGKDWHKFCLKCERCSKTLTPGGHAEHDGKPFCHKPCYATLFGPKGVNIGGAGSYIYEKPAAEGPQVTGPVQVPAARAEERKAGGPPKGPSRASSVTTFTGEPNVCPGCNKRVYFAEKVTSLGKDWHRPCLRCGRCGKTLTPGGHAEHDGQPYCHKPCYGILFGPKGVNTGAVGSYIYDRDPEGKVQP, via the exons CTGAGAAGGTGAGCTCTCTGGGCAAGGACTGGCACAAGTTCTGTCTCAAGTGTGAGCGCTGCAGCAAGACGCTGACCCCTGGGGGCCATGCCGAG CATGATGGGAAGCCGTTCTGTCACAAACCCTGCTATGCCACACTCTTTGGACCCAAAG GTGTGAACATCGGGGGCGCCGGCTCCTACATCTACGAGAAGCCTGCTGCCGAGGGACCTCAGGTCACGGGCCCCGTCCAGGTGCCCGCGGCCCGGGCTGAGGAGCGCAAGGCCGGCGGCCCGCCCAAggggcccagcagag CCTCCAGCGTCACCACCTTCACGGGGGAGCCCAACGTGTGCCCCGGCTGCAACAAGAGGGTCTACTTTG CCGAGAAGGTGACCTCTCTGGGCAAGGACTGGCACCGCCCGTGCCTGCGCTGCGGGCGCTGTGGGAAGACGCTGACCCCGGGCGGGCACGCGGAG CACGACGGCCAGCCCTACTGCCACAAGCCCTGCTACGGGATTCTCTTCGGACCCAAAG GAGTGAACACCGGGGCCGTGGGCAGCTACATCTACGACAGAGACCCAGAGGGCAAAGTCCAACCCTAG